In Pectobacterium aroidearum, the following are encoded in one genomic region:
- the rsmJ gene encoding 16S rRNA (guanine(1516)-N(2))-methyltransferase RsmJ, which yields MSICLIAEEGADSGALSSLAARWGLVSDPDAVMALVLTAERLELRKQDEPKLGAIFVDFVAGTMAHRRRFGGGRGEAVAKAVGIKKDYLPDVVDATAGLGRDAFVLAALGCRVRMVERNPVVAALLDDGLQRGYRDAEIGPWLQARLTLLHASSMTALRDITPPPDVVYLDPMFPHKQKSALVKKEMRVFQSLVGADDDADALLEPARALAKKRVVVKRPDYAPPLAGVPAQSMLETKSHRFDFYLPA from the coding sequence ATGAGCATCTGCTTAATCGCAGAAGAAGGCGCCGATAGTGGCGCCTTATCTTCTCTGGCCGCACGCTGGGGGCTGGTTTCCGATCCCGATGCGGTAATGGCGCTGGTGCTGACCGCGGAACGACTGGAATTGCGCAAGCAGGATGAACCGAAACTCGGGGCTATCTTCGTCGATTTCGTCGCCGGAACCATGGCGCACCGTCGTCGCTTTGGCGGCGGACGCGGTGAGGCGGTCGCTAAAGCGGTGGGTATCAAAAAAGATTACCTGCCGGATGTCGTGGATGCGACGGCCGGGCTGGGGCGCGATGCCTTTGTGCTGGCAGCATTAGGCTGTCGGGTACGCATGGTGGAACGTAATCCGGTGGTTGCGGCATTGCTGGACGACGGATTGCAGCGTGGCTATCGGGATGCGGAAATTGGCCCGTGGCTACAAGCGCGGCTCACGCTGCTGCACGCATCGAGCATGACCGCGCTACGCGACATCACGCCTCCGCCGGATGTGGTTTATCTCGATCCGATGTTCCCGCACAAACAAAAAAGCGCGCTGGTGAAGAAAGAGATGCGCGTGTTTCAATCGCTGGTCGGCGCGGATGACGACGCCGATGCGTTGCTGGAGCCCGCACGCGCGCTGGCGAAAAAACGTGTCGTGGTAAAACGACCAGACTATGCGCCGCCGCTGGCCGGCGTACCGGCACAGTCCATGCTGGAAACCAAAAGCCACCGCTTCGATTTCTACCTCCCCGCCTGA
- a CDS encoding TonB-dependent hemoglobin/transferrin/lactoferrin family receptor gives MAINNHKGGCIAHKPTLAVTRAVQLALSGVLILSVGTVSSALAAETTTAVAAPTVTFSIPAGPLGTTLQAVASRANVILTFSPDQTQNKTSGSVQGTYTVQEAFAAALAGTGLSAVQTATGYRLESMLAAEGSDGSLLIPTLSVVGGTSDSAAAGRSVLRQADVDRVQADNIASLLDKLPGVSMAGSPRPGGQSLNIWGMGDMEDVKVVLDGAPKGFEKYRQGSVFIEPELIKRIDVDKGPHDIRSGNGGFGGTIHVDTKDASDLLLPGENFGGMVKYSYHTNDRQNIYSGALYGRTEDGMADGLIYMSKRDGDNIERPDGTRFVYSTSDMASYLLKTNIYLTDAQTLTLSAMRSESDGWQPFAAKRDDMASPTQREVDLYGWEEAWRRKLVYRNQVDKNYSLKWNIAPADQPWLNLTASFATSKTEQHDRRPDSASQSSYLGSLGNESWVSYKDQLAEVSNESQFTTGPLDHKLLVGMRWHQHKRDTLIYYPSGKNNAEYNYGYFQPYYMPAGEQETRSLYVQDAVTLGSVTITPGVRYDHVTNTGKPNFAPRYNSSIPAAGHDYSSVTYTGWSPRIGALWKATDNLSLFADVSRTWRAPVVDEQYEVQSAASSVPGTSRNLQVESIKAFRLGAILDFNNLMLEEDSLQIRTTLFRNRGKNEIFYRRGILCEAQTQSGTSSSCGQPLSNYRNLPGYTIEGVEIESFYDSRWLFGSLSFSSIRGERDASPRNPWGNKTWIAEIPPTTAHATLGTKIPSLDMAVGWTGDFVRKQDRSPADGDPLADIWALPKSKGYVLHGLFASWQPQAIKGFEARVTVDNLLNTDYYPYLGESVSGVGRNVKISVLQRF, from the coding sequence ATGGCGATAAACAATCATAAGGGTGGGTGCATCGCACATAAACCTACCTTGGCGGTAACGCGGGCGGTGCAGTTAGCACTGTCCGGCGTATTGATCTTGAGTGTCGGAACGGTCAGTTCGGCGCTGGCGGCGGAAACGACGACAGCTGTCGCGGCGCCGACAGTGACGTTTTCTATCCCAGCCGGGCCGCTAGGAACCACGTTGCAGGCCGTTGCCAGCCGCGCCAATGTCATTCTCACGTTTTCTCCCGATCAAACACAGAATAAAACCAGCGGGAGTGTGCAGGGAACCTACACCGTTCAGGAAGCCTTTGCCGCCGCGCTGGCGGGAACGGGGCTGAGTGCGGTACAGACGGCCACAGGCTATCGGCTGGAATCCATGCTTGCTGCTGAGGGAAGCGACGGCAGCCTGCTGATCCCGACGCTTTCGGTCGTTGGCGGTACGTCGGACAGCGCCGCCGCCGGACGTTCCGTGTTGCGTCAGGCCGACGTTGACCGCGTGCAGGCCGATAATATTGCCAGCCTGCTCGATAAACTTCCCGGCGTGTCGATGGCGGGTTCTCCCCGTCCGGGGGGCCAGAGCCTGAACATCTGGGGCATGGGCGACATGGAAGACGTCAAAGTCGTGCTGGACGGCGCGCCAAAAGGCTTTGAGAAATACCGCCAGGGCTCGGTGTTTATTGAACCTGAGCTGATTAAGCGTATCGATGTCGATAAAGGGCCACATGATATTCGCAGCGGCAACGGCGGCTTCGGCGGCACCATTCATGTTGATACCAAAGACGCCAGCGATCTGTTGCTGCCGGGAGAAAACTTCGGCGGGATGGTCAAATACAGCTATCACACTAACGATCGACAAAATATCTACAGCGGCGCGCTGTATGGTCGAACGGAAGACGGGATGGCTGACGGCCTGATCTACATGAGCAAGCGCGATGGCGACAACATCGAACGTCCTGACGGTACGCGCTTTGTCTATTCGACCAGCGACATGGCGTCCTATTTACTGAAGACCAACATCTATCTGACGGACGCTCAGACACTGACGCTCTCCGCGATGCGTTCTGAATCTGACGGCTGGCAGCCGTTTGCCGCGAAGCGTGACGATATGGCGTCCCCCACCCAAAGGGAAGTTGACCTCTACGGCTGGGAAGAGGCCTGGCGACGTAAGCTGGTTTACCGCAATCAGGTAGATAAGAACTACTCGCTGAAATGGAATATCGCGCCAGCGGATCAGCCGTGGCTGAATCTGACGGCGTCATTTGCCACCTCAAAAACCGAACAGCATGACCGACGTCCTGATTCGGCTTCACAGAGTAGCTATCTGGGATCGCTGGGGAATGAAAGCTGGGTGAGCTATAAAGATCAGTTGGCGGAGGTCAGTAACGAAAGCCAGTTCACCACCGGCCCGCTCGATCATAAGCTGCTGGTGGGGATGCGCTGGCACCAGCATAAGCGCGATACGCTGATCTACTACCCATCCGGTAAGAATAACGCCGAGTATAACTACGGCTATTTCCAGCCTTACTATATGCCGGCTGGTGAACAGGAAACCCGTAGCCTGTATGTACAGGATGCGGTGACGCTGGGTAGCGTGACGATCACGCCGGGCGTTCGTTATGACCATGTGACAAATACAGGGAAACCTAACTTTGCACCGCGTTATAACAGCAGCATCCCGGCTGCAGGGCATGACTACAGCAGCGTGACCTACACCGGCTGGTCGCCGCGCATTGGGGCGTTGTGGAAGGCGACGGACAATCTGTCGCTGTTTGCCGATGTCAGCCGCACCTGGCGCGCACCTGTTGTCGATGAACAGTATGAAGTGCAGTCTGCCGCGTCCAGCGTGCCGGGAACCAGCCGTAATCTGCAGGTGGAAAGCATCAAAGCATTTCGTCTGGGGGCGATACTCGATTTCAACAACCTGATGCTGGAAGAGGACAGCCTGCAAATCCGCACCACGCTGTTCCGCAACCGCGGGAAAAACGAAATCTTCTACCGTCGCGGTATCTTGTGTGAGGCGCAGACCCAGAGCGGAACTTCATCATCTTGCGGGCAGCCGCTCTCTAACTACCGTAATCTGCCGGGCTATACGATTGAAGGGGTCGAAATTGAATCCTTCTACGACAGCCGCTGGCTGTTTGGCAGCCTGTCTTTCTCCTCGATTCGCGGCGAGCGCGATGCGTCACCGCGTAACCCGTGGGGCAATAAAACCTGGATTGCTGAAATCCCACCGACGACCGCACACGCTACGTTGGGCACCAAAATACCGAGTCTGGACATGGCGGTAGGCTGGACGGGCGATTTTGTGCGCAAACAGGATCGTTCACCTGCCGATGGCGACCCGCTGGCTGATATCTGGGCGTTACCGAAGAGTAAGGGATATGTGCTGCATGGTCTGTTCGCCAGTTGGCAGCCACAGGCGATAAAAGGATTTGAAGCCCGTGTGACGGTTGATAACCTGCTGAATACCGATTATTACCCGTATCTGGGCGAATCGGTGTCCGGCGTGGGGCGTAACGTGAAAATCAGCGTGTTACAACGCTTCTGA
- the prlC gene encoding oligopeptidase A, with protein sequence MTNPLLTSFTLPPFSSIKTEDIVPAVKSALDECRETVERVVAQAGPFTWDNLCQPLADSDDRLSRIFSPISHLNAVKNSPELRGAYEQCLPLLSEHSTWVGQHAGLYQAYRSLRDGDHYTELSVAQKKSVDNALRDFELSGIGLSPEKQKRYGEISARLSELGSQYSNNVLDATMGWSKLITDVTELDGMPESALAAAKAQAEAKEQDGWLLTLDIPSYLPVMTYCTNQALREEMYRAFGTRASDQGPNAGKWDNSEIMAEELALRHELAKLLGFDSYAHKSLATKMAENPQQVLDFLTDLAKRARPQAEEELAQLRAFAKAHYGVEELQAWDITYYSEQQKQHLYSISDEQLRPYFPENRAVNGLFEVVKRIYGITAKERKDVDIWHPDVRFFDLFDESGELRGSFYLDLYAREHKRGGAWMDDCAGKLRKGNGELQKPVAYLVCNFNRPVNGKPALFTHDEVTTLFHEFGHGLHHMLTQIDTAGVAGINGVPWDAVELPSQFMENWCWEPEALAFISGHHETGEPLPQELLDKMLAAKNYQAALFILRQLEFGLFDFRLHAEFDPAKGAQILPTLAEIKAQVAVVPSPSWGRFPHAFSHIFAGGYAAGYYSYLWADVLAADAYSRFEEEGIFNRETGQSFLDNILTRGGSEEPMELFKRFRGREPQLDAMLAHYGIKG encoded by the coding sequence ATGACGAATCCATTACTGACTTCATTTACCCTGCCCCCGTTCTCCAGCATCAAAACGGAAGATATTGTCCCAGCGGTAAAATCCGCACTGGATGAATGCCGCGAGACGGTAGAACGTGTGGTGGCGCAAGCGGGGCCGTTTACATGGGATAATCTGTGTCAGCCGCTGGCGGACAGCGACGATCGTCTTAGCCGCATTTTTTCCCCCATCAGCCATTTGAACGCCGTGAAGAACAGCCCGGAGCTGCGCGGTGCTTATGAGCAATGTCTGCCGCTGCTGTCTGAACACAGCACCTGGGTCGGCCAACATGCTGGTCTCTATCAGGCCTATCGCAGCCTGCGCGACGGCGATCACTACACCGAGCTGAGCGTAGCGCAGAAGAAATCCGTTGATAACGCGCTACGCGATTTTGAACTGTCCGGTATCGGCCTGTCGCCGGAAAAACAGAAACGCTACGGCGAAATTTCCGCCCGCCTGTCCGAACTTGGCTCGCAGTACAGCAACAACGTGCTGGATGCCACAATGGGCTGGAGCAAGCTGATTACCGACGTCACCGAACTGGATGGCATGCCGGAAAGCGCACTGGCGGCAGCCAAAGCGCAGGCTGAGGCCAAAGAACAAGATGGCTGGCTGCTGACGCTGGATATCCCAAGCTACCTGCCGGTAATGACCTACTGCACCAATCAGGCGCTGCGTGAAGAGATGTACCGCGCCTTCGGTACACGTGCCTCCGATCAGGGGCCGAATGCGGGTAAATGGGACAACAGCGAGATCATGGCGGAGGAGTTGGCGCTGCGTCACGAGCTGGCAAAGCTGCTGGGCTTCGACAGCTATGCGCACAAGTCGCTGGCGACCAAAATGGCGGAAAACCCGCAGCAGGTTCTCGACTTCCTGACCGATCTGGCAAAGCGCGCCCGTCCACAGGCGGAAGAAGAACTCGCGCAGCTGCGCGCTTTCGCCAAAGCACACTACGGTGTGGAGGAGTTGCAGGCCTGGGATATCACCTACTACAGCGAGCAGCAAAAGCAGCACCTGTATTCCATCAGCGATGAGCAGCTTCGCCCATACTTCCCGGAAAACCGTGCGGTAAACGGCCTGTTTGAAGTGGTTAAACGCATCTACGGCATCACCGCGAAAGAACGTAAAGACGTCGATATCTGGCACCCGGATGTTCGCTTCTTCGATCTGTTCGATGAAAGCGGTGAGCTGCGCGGCAGCTTCTACCTCGATTTGTACGCTCGCGAGCACAAACGCGGCGGAGCCTGGATGGATGACTGCGCGGGTAAACTGCGTAAAGGCAACGGCGAACTGCAAAAACCGGTCGCCTATCTGGTGTGTAACTTCAACCGTCCGGTCAACGGCAAACCAGCTCTGTTTACCCACGACGAAGTCACCACGCTGTTCCACGAATTCGGCCACGGCCTGCACCACATGCTGACCCAGATCGATACCGCCGGTGTGGCGGGCATTAACGGCGTACCGTGGGATGCAGTCGAACTGCCGAGCCAGTTCATGGAAAACTGGTGCTGGGAACCGGAAGCGCTGGCCTTTATCTCCGGCCATCACGAAACCGGCGAACCGCTGCCGCAGGAACTGCTGGATAAAATGCTGGCGGCGAAGAACTATCAGGCCGCGCTGTTCATTCTGCGTCAGCTGGAGTTCGGCCTGTTCGATTTCCGTCTGCACGCCGAGTTTGACCCCGCGAAAGGCGCTCAGATTCTGCCAACACTGGCCGAAATCAAAGCACAGGTGGCCGTGGTGCCAAGCCCGAGCTGGGGCCGCTTCCCGCACGCATTCAGCCATATCTTCGCGGGCGGCTATGCCGCAGGCTATTACAGCTATCTGTGGGCCGACGTGCTGGCAGCCGATGCCTATTCCCGCTTTGAGGAAGAAGGGATCTTCAACCGTGAAACCGGCCAGTCGTTCCTGGACAACATCCTGACCCGCGGCGGTTCCGAAGAACCAATGGAGTTGTTCAAACGCTTCCGTGGCCGCGAACCGCAGTTGGACGCCATGCTCGCGCATTACGGCATCAAAGGATGA
- a CDS encoding FecR domain-containing protein → MNDRTFYRDRQGQPIQPDSAREAVAWLTQLMSDSVTEQDRREWQRWREASSDNEQAWQHIESVCANLSQLNARAAHQSLSTLNGMQRRSVLKALAILCLTGGAGVAGSRTDLWQSLTADYQTQVGEQQHAVLDDGTTLLLNTQTALNVAYGDDLRHLMLIRGEVMIETGQAEKAALYPRPFIVTTAQGKVQALGTRFSLRVQDEHTRVTVYDGAVKLHPQQNGQDVQVVKSGQTATFTTQRCGQIETAKAEPAWVKGQLLADNQRLVDFVDELSRYRSGVIRCQPEVESLRFSGVFPLSDTDNILAALVEALPVQVRYFSRYWVQIAAR, encoded by the coding sequence ATGAACGATCGCACTTTTTATCGTGACAGACAGGGTCAGCCGATTCAGCCGGACAGTGCGCGTGAAGCGGTGGCGTGGCTGACGCAACTGATGTCCGACAGCGTGACGGAGCAGGATCGCCGCGAGTGGCAGCGTTGGCGGGAAGCCTCGTCGGATAACGAACAGGCATGGCAGCATATTGAATCCGTGTGTGCCAATCTTAGCCAGCTTAACGCACGGGCGGCACATCAGAGCCTGTCGACGTTGAACGGTATGCAGCGCCGTAGCGTTCTTAAAGCGCTGGCGATCCTCTGCCTGACCGGCGGCGCTGGCGTGGCCGGATCGCGCACCGATCTCTGGCAGTCGTTGACGGCAGATTACCAGACGCAGGTAGGCGAACAGCAGCATGCCGTTTTGGACGATGGCACCACGCTGCTGCTAAATACGCAGACGGCGCTGAATGTGGCCTATGGTGACGATCTACGCCATCTCATGCTGATTCGCGGTGAAGTCATGATCGAAACCGGCCAGGCGGAGAAGGCCGCGCTGTATCCGCGCCCTTTTATTGTGACGACGGCACAGGGAAAGGTGCAGGCGCTGGGTACGCGCTTTAGCCTGCGAGTGCAGGACGAACACACGCGGGTGACGGTGTATGACGGCGCGGTGAAACTTCATCCGCAACAGAACGGTCAGGACGTACAAGTGGTAAAAAGCGGGCAGACCGCGACGTTCACCACGCAGCGCTGTGGTCAGATAGAGACGGCGAAGGCCGAGCCCGCCTGGGTGAAAGGACAGCTGCTGGCGGATAATCAGCGTCTGGTGGATTTTGTTGATGAACTGAGCCGCTATCGCAGCGGTGTGATTCGTTGCCAGCCGGAGGTTGAGAGTCTGCGGTTTTCCGGTGTCTTCCCGCTGTCGGATACCGATAATATCTTAGCGGCGCTGGTGGAGGCGCTTCCTGTGCAAGTGCGTTATTTCTCTCGCTACTGGGTTCAGATTGCTGCGCGATAA
- a CDS encoding sigma-70 family RNA polymerase sigma factor yields MVRKATASVNDFAQQLYFDHHRWLYNWLRHKLDCAQHAEDLAQDTFLSVLMNPELLTIRQPRPFLATVARRLVANHYRRKKIEDAYLDVLSSQPDACMPSPETRLLTLEILEQLDAALDGLPAPVREAFLLAHFHGMRYSDIAERLRVSSSSVKQYLQRANLQCFFALPL; encoded by the coding sequence ATGGTGAGGAAAGCGACGGCCAGCGTTAATGACTTTGCTCAGCAGCTCTATTTCGATCACCACCGCTGGTTGTATAACTGGCTGCGCCATAAACTGGACTGCGCCCAGCATGCGGAAGATTTGGCACAGGACACGTTCCTTAGCGTGCTGATGAACCCGGAGTTGCTCACGATTCGCCAGCCGCGCCCGTTTCTGGCCACCGTGGCTCGCCGTCTGGTCGCCAATCACTACCGCCGTAAAAAGATTGAAGATGCCTATCTGGACGTGTTGAGTTCACAGCCGGATGCCTGTATGCCCTCCCCGGAAACGCGTCTCCTTACCCTCGAAATTCTTGAACAGCTTGATGCTGCGCTGGACGGCCTGCCCGCGCCGGTCAGGGAAGCGTTTTTGCTGGCGCATTTCCACGGCATGCGCTACAGCGATATTGCCGAACGTTTACGCGTTTCCAGCAGTTCGGTGAAACAGTATCTGCAACGTGCCAACCTTCAGTGTTTCTTTGCGCTGCCGCTATGA